A region from the Prosthecobacter algae genome encodes:
- a CDS encoding LamG-like jellyroll fold domain-containing protein, with translation MSEPTYDPEVLMQRYLEDSLTEAEAAALLDLLQKPEAGKLSESLLAHLSTDAMLREMKASDVVSTLIPAPAKPRSGVRFSYTTLTSVAALAACLTLAATWLLAPPANLEDDEDMTAAVAVLARGVNLEWEGTPHAPGSPLTPGWLRLKSGLAEIEFYQGARVTLEGPAAFRLVSPSEAFCSAGKLSAHVPPQAKGFRIDTPKGTIVDLGTDFGLDLNTTAAELHVFKGEVELHASGEAMKPLREGQGMTLGEGTRDILANQAAFASLGSVDERTAESQRLAFETWLSRSAMWNEDSALLMRLDFQDRSDTRSLRNLASRAPQVPAGSIVGCAWTEGRWPGKRALEFRNVSDRVRLSVPGDHDALTLSAWVRVHGLDRAYNSLFMVEGYVNGGIHWQITREGKLRLGIAGRDEKPSRDHDTPSMFTPERFGQWMHLATVIDPVAKEVRHYVNGDLAARVARASVFPVSLGVADLGNWNFGGKNDRIPIRNFSGTMDEFMLFSRVLTEAEIGKLAR, from the coding sequence ATGTCTGAGCCAACTTATGATCCTGAGGTGCTGATGCAGCGCTATCTGGAGGACAGCCTGACGGAGGCGGAGGCTGCCGCATTGCTGGATCTTTTGCAAAAGCCAGAGGCGGGCAAGCTTTCGGAAAGCCTGCTGGCGCACCTGTCGACGGATGCGATGCTGCGTGAGATGAAGGCCAGCGACGTCGTGTCGACCCTCATTCCTGCGCCTGCAAAGCCAAGGAGCGGAGTGCGTTTCAGCTACACCACGCTGACCTCGGTAGCGGCGCTGGCGGCTTGCCTCACCCTGGCAGCGACTTGGTTGTTAGCTCCCCCGGCCAACCTGGAGGATGACGAGGACATGACGGCGGCGGTGGCCGTGCTGGCCCGTGGGGTGAACCTGGAATGGGAAGGCACCCCTCATGCACCGGGAAGCCCACTGACGCCTGGCTGGCTGCGGCTGAAGTCAGGGCTTGCGGAGATCGAATTTTACCAGGGGGCACGCGTCACTCTGGAAGGTCCGGCCGCTTTCCGTCTGGTGTCTCCCAGCGAAGCTTTTTGTTCGGCCGGAAAGCTGAGTGCGCATGTGCCTCCCCAGGCCAAAGGCTTCCGCATTGATACGCCGAAAGGCACGATTGTGGACTTGGGCACGGACTTTGGCCTGGACCTGAATACGACGGCGGCAGAGCTGCATGTCTTCAAAGGCGAGGTGGAGCTGCATGCCTCTGGCGAAGCCATGAAACCGCTGCGTGAAGGCCAGGGAATGACGCTGGGAGAAGGCACACGTGACATCCTGGCAAACCAGGCGGCCTTTGCCTCGCTGGGATCGGTGGATGAGCGCACCGCTGAATCACAAAGGCTGGCGTTTGAGACGTGGTTGTCCCGCAGCGCGATGTGGAATGAGGACTCTGCCCTGCTGATGCGGCTGGATTTTCAAGATCGCAGTGATACGCGCAGCCTGCGGAATCTGGCGAGCCGTGCGCCCCAGGTGCCAGCGGGAAGCATCGTGGGCTGTGCCTGGACGGAGGGACGGTGGCCGGGCAAACGGGCGCTGGAATTTCGCAATGTGAGCGACCGGGTGAGGCTGAGCGTGCCGGGTGACCATGACGCGCTGACGCTGAGCGCCTGGGTGCGGGTGCATGGGCTGGACCGGGCCTACAATTCCCTGTTTATGGTGGAAGGGTATGTGAATGGTGGAATCCACTGGCAAATCACCCGTGAGGGCAAGCTGCGCCTGGGCATTGCTGGGCGTGACGAGAAGCCATCGAGGGACCATGATACGCCCTCCATGTTCACTCCGGAACGGTTCGGGCAATGGATGCATCTGGCCACGGTGATTGATCCGGTGGCGAAGGAGGTGCGCCATTATGTGAACGGGGATCTGGCTGCGCGTGTGGCGAGGGCGAGTGTTTTCCCGGTGAGCCTGGGGGTGGCGGATTTGGGCAATTGGAATTTTGGCGGGAAAAACGACCGGATACCGATCCGTAACTTCAGCGGCACGATGGATGAGTTCATGCTGTTTTCGAGGGTGCTAACGGAGGCGGAGATCGGCAAACTGGCCCGCTGA
- a CDS encoding penicillin-binding transpeptidase domain-containing protein produces MQTVFHRPWQSLALGCCLLSTLPVARAQDAPKAVPVQNVSVGNEGEEKKKGDLSATLLTQKEARTMRLSIPAPRGQIVDRNGVAFASNRVVNYLALNFPFMDKATPEKILSFAKGKINAANRLLGKNWSLPDDRLLSHYEHRRWLPLVFSIEDTLNVEITDEQQKLLAPLLEDGLLLQPAYIRSYPKDDSACHIIGYTGKTRPLPLGPIADGDQLFEEMEGREGLEVTFDSWLKGIPGEINLLFDPDGKLLADEVLRRPAPGRTVVTTLDFNLQKYAENALKKGARNGGAMVIMDIRNGDILAMASNPGFNLNEFVPGVRSARWEEFTSDPRKPLTDRCFRGAYPPASTFKIVTALGALESGKVSANTAYNCSTSFLVGDRYFNNWNTKSDEGPMNVISAIKRSCNTWFYQAALDTGADPITNMALRLGFGERTGIPLKGEAAGNVPTNADHRILGGELANIAIGQGAVLVSPLQVCQAMAAIGDGVNMPQPRLVKQVQTIGELVVDATEPRVRRQVNLDPGHRDTVVKGMVAVVSGSGGTGRNAAIKKAQIAGKTGTAQWVPAKDQNLAWFTGFLPASQPVLAFAVVYEGRPGEKVGGGAIAAPIVNEVFTKYFEGAPTDDPLVAALKDVPQALAVDEGEMDGIPAQESRPAEAAPPPPPPEQKTLGGFFRKLFKRGS; encoded by the coding sequence ATGCAGACTGTGTTTCATCGCCCCTGGCAATCCCTGGCTCTTGGCTGTTGCCTTCTTTCCACCCTCCCAGTCGCACGGGCCCAGGATGCCCCCAAGGCCGTGCCCGTGCAAAACGTCTCCGTGGGCAATGAAGGCGAGGAAAAGAAAAAGGGCGATCTCTCCGCCACCCTGCTGACCCAGAAAGAGGCGCGCACCATGCGCCTAAGCATCCCCGCTCCCCGAGGCCAGATCGTGGATCGCAACGGCGTCGCCTTTGCCAGCAACCGCGTGGTCAACTACCTCGCCCTGAACTTCCCCTTCATGGACAAGGCCACTCCGGAAAAAATCCTGAGCTTTGCCAAAGGTAAGATCAATGCCGCCAACCGCCTGTTGGGAAAAAACTGGTCCCTGCCCGATGACCGTCTGCTCAGCCATTACGAGCACCGCCGCTGGCTGCCCCTGGTCTTCTCCATCGAGGACACCCTGAACGTCGAAATCACGGACGAGCAGCAAAAGCTCCTCGCCCCCCTGCTGGAGGATGGCCTTCTCCTTCAGCCTGCCTACATCCGCAGCTACCCGAAGGATGACAGCGCCTGTCACATCATCGGTTATACCGGCAAGACCCGCCCCCTGCCCCTCGGCCCGATTGCCGATGGCGACCAGCTCTTTGAAGAAATGGAAGGTCGCGAAGGCCTGGAAGTGACCTTTGATTCCTGGCTCAAAGGCATCCCCGGCGAGATCAACCTCCTTTTCGATCCCGATGGCAAGCTCCTGGCCGATGAAGTCCTGCGCCGCCCGGCTCCCGGCCGCACCGTGGTGACCACCCTGGATTTCAACCTGCAAAAGTACGCAGAAAACGCCCTCAAAAAAGGCGCGCGCAACGGCGGTGCCATGGTCATCATGGACATCCGCAACGGCGACATCCTGGCCATGGCCTCCAACCCGGGCTTCAATCTCAATGAGTTCGTCCCCGGCGTCCGCTCCGCCCGCTGGGAAGAATTTACCAGCGATCCTCGCAAACCCCTCACCGACCGCTGCTTCCGCGGTGCCTACCCACCTGCTTCAACCTTCAAAATTGTCACCGCACTCGGTGCGCTGGAGAGTGGCAAAGTCAGCGCCAATACCGCCTACAACTGCAGTACTTCCTTCCTGGTGGGCGACCGCTACTTCAACAACTGGAACACCAAAAGCGATGAAGGCCCGATGAATGTCATCTCGGCCATTAAGCGTTCCTGCAACACTTGGTTCTATCAGGCCGCCCTTGATACAGGTGCAGATCCCATCACCAACATGGCTCTCCGGCTCGGTTTTGGTGAACGTACCGGCATCCCTCTCAAAGGCGAAGCCGCAGGCAACGTGCCCACCAATGCCGATCACCGCATTCTCGGGGGTGAACTGGCCAACATCGCCATCGGCCAGGGTGCCGTCCTTGTCTCCCCGCTTCAGGTTTGCCAGGCCATGGCCGCCATCGGCGATGGAGTCAATATGCCCCAGCCACGCCTCGTCAAGCAGGTCCAGACCATTGGCGAACTCGTTGTGGATGCCACAGAGCCTCGCGTGCGCCGCCAGGTGAATCTTGATCCCGGCCATCGGGATACCGTCGTCAAAGGCATGGTCGCCGTGGTCTCCGGCAGCGGTGGTACCGGGCGCAATGCCGCCATCAAAAAAGCCCAGATTGCGGGCAAGACCGGCACCGCCCAGTGGGTGCCCGCCAAGGATCAAAACCTCGCTTGGTTCACCGGGTTCCTCCCAGCCAGTCAGCCCGTCCTCGCCTTTGCCGTCGTCTATGAAGGCCGCCCTGGCGAAAAAGTCGGCGGCGGGGCCATCGCCGCCCCCATCGTCAACGAAGTCTTCACCAAATACTTCGAAGGTGCCCCCACCGATGATCCGCTCGTCGCCGCCCTCAAGGATGTCCCCCAGGCCCTCGCCGTGGATGAAGGCGAAATGGACGGCATCCCTGCCCAGGAAAGCCGCCCAGCCGAGGCCGCCCCTCCACCTCCCCCGCCGGAGCAAAAAACGCTCGGCGGTTTCTTCCGCAAGCTCTTCAAACGCGGCTCCTAG
- a CDS encoding DUF6941 family protein has translation MTVQLATLCDSASDYSGKLCILGAFDTLCAREFPVVHPHCSLVIRLMFEPLDSGHHAFIIRCIDPAGQECLPPFDPAVDVSFPSNFVPFVTRNIVLNLQRLRIERQGVYRWVLELAGNVLFTIPLRVTLFDESRSTIGPAG, from the coding sequence ATGACGGTTCAACTCGCCACCCTTTGCGACTCCGCGTCCGACTACTCAGGCAAACTCTGCATCCTGGGCGCCTTCGATACCCTGTGCGCCCGTGAGTTTCCCGTGGTCCACCCTCACTGCTCGCTGGTCATCCGGCTCATGTTCGAGCCCCTGGACTCCGGCCACCACGCCTTCATCATCCGCTGCATCGACCCCGCCGGGCAGGAGTGCCTCCCCCCCTTCGACCCCGCCGTGGATGTCAGCTTTCCGTCGAATTTCGTGCCCTTTGTCACCCGAAACATCGTCCTGAACCTCCAGCGACTGCGTATCGAAAGGCAAGGCGTGTACCGCTGGGTGCTGGAACTCGCGGGCAATGTCCTTTTCACCATTCCTCTGCGGGTCACGCTTTTTGACGAGTCCCGCTCCACCATCGGCCCAGCAGGCTAG
- a CDS encoding Trx7/PDZ domain-containing (seleno)protein, whose amino-acid sequence MKSFILAGLLLCGWGYAATVKDREGAVRADRAVMENDKRWAYNDIESGFRQAKLTGKPLLVVLRCVPCLSCMGLDSAVLMQGDELAPLLDQFVCVRVINANALDLTKFQFDFDLSFSTLFFNGDGTVYGRYGSWTHQKNSADTTISGYKRSLEAALKIHAGYPGNKAQLAGKQGEPLPFVNPLDMPNLAGRYQAHLDWDGKVMQSCIHCHMLGDSLRASYREKKEPIPTEWVYPMPSPETLGLTLAADPVGDVTAVATGSMADAAGVKTGDTLASVAGQPLVSLADVSWVLHRTDDVEATALEMVVNRGGQEMPVKVALPAGWKHGADNSGRAGAWPMRGMATGGMVLVDLTDEERLARGLGKDGMALFVKGLGMYGKHALAKKTGFMKEDVIVECDGLKDRMTESRLLGHLLQKRLLGDEVEISLLRGKERKTLKLPMQ is encoded by the coding sequence ATGAAATCATTCATCCTTGCGGGGCTACTGCTGTGCGGTTGGGGGTATGCGGCTACGGTGAAGGACCGTGAGGGGGCGGTGAGGGCGGACCGAGCGGTGATGGAGAATGACAAACGCTGGGCCTACAATGACATTGAGAGCGGCTTTCGGCAGGCGAAACTGACGGGGAAACCGCTGCTGGTGGTGCTGCGCTGCGTGCCCTGCCTTTCCTGCATGGGGCTGGACAGTGCGGTGCTGATGCAGGGGGATGAACTGGCCCCGCTGCTGGACCAGTTTGTGTGCGTGCGGGTGATCAATGCGAATGCGCTGGACCTAACCAAGTTTCAGTTCGATTTTGACCTGTCCTTCTCCACACTTTTTTTCAATGGAGACGGCACGGTGTATGGCCGTTACGGCTCCTGGACGCACCAGAAAAACTCGGCAGATACGACGATCTCTGGCTACAAGCGGTCGCTGGAAGCGGCCCTGAAGATTCATGCGGGCTATCCTGGCAACAAGGCGCAACTGGCAGGCAAGCAGGGGGAGCCGCTGCCCTTTGTGAATCCTTTGGACATGCCCAATCTTGCCGGGCGGTACCAGGCTCATCTGGATTGGGACGGGAAGGTGATGCAGAGCTGCATCCACTGCCACATGCTGGGGGATTCGCTGCGGGCTTCGTATCGTGAAAAGAAGGAGCCGATCCCGACGGAGTGGGTCTATCCCATGCCCTCCCCGGAGACGCTGGGGCTGACGCTGGCGGCTGACCCTGTGGGGGATGTGACGGCGGTGGCGACGGGATCAATGGCTGATGCGGCGGGAGTGAAAACGGGTGATACGCTGGCCAGTGTGGCTGGCCAGCCGCTGGTCTCCCTGGCGGATGTAAGCTGGGTGCTGCACCGCACCGACGATGTGGAAGCGACGGCGCTGGAGATGGTGGTGAACCGGGGCGGCCAGGAAATGCCGGTGAAAGTGGCGCTGCCTGCCGGGTGGAAGCATGGCGCGGACAATTCGGGCCGGGCAGGTGCCTGGCCCATGCGGGGCATGGCGACGGGCGGGATGGTGCTGGTGGATCTGACCGATGAGGAGCGGCTGGCACGCGGCCTGGGCAAGGACGGGATGGCGCTCTTTGTGAAAGGGCTGGGCATGTATGGGAAACATGCCCTGGCGAAGAAAACGGGATTTATGAAGGAGGATGTCATCGTCGAGTGCGACGGGCTGAAGGACCGCATGACGGAAAGCCGCCTGCTGGGGCATCTTTTGCAGAAACGTTTGTTAGGCGACGAGGTGGAGATTTCCCTCCTGCGCGGGAAGGAGCGCAAGACCCTGAAGCTGCCGATGCAGTGA
- the lepB gene encoding signal peptidase I has translation MFFLTPRYLKHAKLLHKGVTRFIDYKRDLLPPAKLEEICGLRRSLEQAMKARDKTRLGELNEEINKVCEKALPEAASSEIGDNVEVFFVAIVIALGIRGYIAQPFQIPTGSMQPTLNGITAQATAEDPRTGIAGYLKTFLTSSRQIHVVSDHSGVLRRDDPVTEHKHWLIFMPYCRLHFEDGHKIDIMAPYSQLTNELQLARHLRSQPVLTGNDTPDMKYRVVIPGGIRVEKGQLLASGVVNNGDHVLVDKFSYHFRSPKRGEVFVFTTKHIGGIENQQSFDPRWGSQHYIKRLAGVPGDKLEVKSPKLLINGTEAQEPGFKRVMQGTFEAPVDGYRGYSDPNAIGGGIAKIELGEEQYFAMGDNSYSSSDSRYWGPVPERNLVGSGFFCYWPLTKHWGLIK, from the coding sequence ATGTTTTTCCTCACTCCCCGCTACCTGAAGCATGCAAAGTTGCTGCACAAAGGCGTCACTCGATTCATTGATTACAAGCGTGATTTGCTGCCACCGGCGAAGCTGGAAGAGATCTGCGGACTGCGCCGGAGCCTGGAGCAGGCGATGAAGGCGCGGGACAAGACGCGCCTGGGGGAACTGAACGAGGAGATCAACAAGGTCTGTGAGAAGGCGCTGCCAGAGGCGGCCTCAAGCGAGATCGGTGACAATGTGGAGGTGTTCTTTGTGGCCATCGTCATCGCCCTGGGCATCCGTGGATACATTGCGCAGCCCTTCCAGATCCCCACGGGGTCCATGCAACCGACGCTGAACGGCATCACGGCGCAGGCGACGGCGGAGGATCCGCGAACGGGGATCGCGGGCTACCTGAAGACATTCCTGACCAGCAGCCGCCAGATTCACGTGGTTTCTGACCACAGCGGTGTTCTACGCCGGGATGATCCGGTGACGGAGCACAAGCACTGGCTGATTTTTATGCCCTACTGCAGGCTTCATTTTGAAGACGGGCATAAGATTGACATCATGGCCCCATACTCCCAGCTGACCAATGAGCTGCAACTGGCTAGGCATCTGCGCTCGCAGCCGGTGCTGACCGGGAATGACACGCCAGACATGAAATACCGGGTGGTGATCCCAGGGGGCATCAGGGTGGAGAAAGGGCAGTTGCTGGCCAGCGGCGTGGTGAACAATGGTGACCATGTGCTGGTAGACAAGTTCTCCTATCACTTCCGCTCGCCGAAGCGCGGAGAGGTGTTTGTGTTCACGACGAAGCACATCGGGGGCATTGAAAATCAGCAAAGTTTTGATCCGCGCTGGGGCTCGCAGCATTACATCAAGCGTCTCGCGGGTGTGCCAGGAGACAAACTGGAAGTGAAGTCGCCCAAACTTCTGATCAATGGAACCGAAGCGCAGGAGCCCGGTTTTAAACGGGTGATGCAAGGCACTTTTGAAGCCCCCGTGGATGGTTATCGGGGGTATTCGGACCCGAACGCCATTGGTGGTGGCATCGCCAAAATCGAACTGGGTGAAGAACAGTACTTTGCGATGGGCGACAACAGCTACAGCAGCAGTGACTCGCGCTACTGGGGTCCCGTCCCTGAGCGGAATCTGGTGGGTTCCGGCTTTTTTTGCTACTGGCCGCTGACGAAGCACTGGGGGCTGATCAAGTAG
- a CDS encoding sigma-70 family RNA polymerase sigma factor: MNTQETRAAQIFLTHHDFVKGVALKYAPWPGLMEDIAQQVFLEFMAKEQRWDLENDLRPLLATMTRHVAMRLWRDRTRQRPEVVQKLADHIRLLAEESELPPRYEEEVGLLRGCLQKLPEKSRDLIQMYYYSDVSTAQIAEQLEMKADTVCRALSRVREKLRECIQRQIQQGGAAHV; the protein is encoded by the coding sequence ATGAACACACAGGAGACCCGGGCCGCCCAGATCTTTCTCACCCATCACGATTTTGTGAAGGGGGTGGCGCTGAAGTATGCCCCCTGGCCGGGGCTGATGGAGGACATTGCCCAGCAGGTGTTTTTGGAGTTCATGGCCAAGGAGCAGAGATGGGATCTGGAGAATGATCTGCGCCCGCTGCTGGCCACGATGACGCGGCATGTGGCGATGCGGCTGTGGCGTGACCGCACGCGCCAGCGGCCTGAAGTGGTGCAAAAGCTCGCCGATCACATCCGCCTGCTGGCGGAGGAGAGCGAGCTGCCGCCGCGCTATGAGGAGGAGGTGGGGCTGCTGCGGGGCTGCCTGCAAAAGCTGCCAGAAAAGAGCCGCGACCTCATCCAGATGTATTATTACAGCGATGTGTCCACAGCGCAGATCGCCGAGCAACTGGAGATGAAGGCGGACACGGTCTGCCGAGCGCTTTCCCGAGTGAGGGAGAAACTGAGGGAGTGCATCCAGCGCCAGATCCAGCAGGGAGGTGCCGCCCATGTCTGA
- a CDS encoding riboflavin synthase: MFTGLIECTGTVLSLEARGESARLTLNVGSLAAGLTEGESVAVNGCCLTVTDWDITARTASFDLLMQTLKVTSLGDLAIGSLVNLERAMSMNARFGGHFVQGHVDATVTILDWSPHGQDYRLEVELPAEHAGLVIPKGSICLDGISLTAAEVTPTSVVCWIIPHTFQMTNLRSKTAGMRLNVEFDLLGKYVRNLMQAQTGT; encoded by the coding sequence ATGTTCACTGGCCTCATCGAATGCACCGGCACCGTCCTTTCCTTGGAAGCACGCGGCGAAAGCGCCCGCCTCACCCTGAATGTCGGCTCCCTCGCCGCAGGCCTGACCGAAGGTGAAAGCGTGGCCGTCAATGGCTGCTGCCTGACGGTGACTGACTGGGACATCACTGCCCGGACCGCAAGCTTTGACCTCCTGATGCAAACCCTCAAGGTCACCAGCCTGGGAGATCTCGCCATCGGCAGCCTCGTCAATCTGGAGCGCGCCATGAGCATGAATGCCCGTTTCGGCGGTCATTTTGTCCAGGGCCACGTGGATGCCACCGTCACCATTCTGGACTGGAGCCCCCACGGCCAGGACTACCGCCTGGAAGTGGAACTGCCAGCCGAGCACGCGGGGCTTGTCATCCCCAAAGGCTCCATCTGCCTCGACGGCATCTCCCTCACGGCCGCCGAAGTCACTCCAACCAGCGTCGTCTGCTGGATCATCCCCCACACTTTCCAGATGACCAATCTGCGCAGCAAAACCGCCGGCATGCGCCTGAATGTGGAATTTGACCTCCTGGGCAAATACGTGCGCAATCTCATGCAGGCCCAGACGGGAACCTGA
- the ilvE gene encoding branched-chain-amino-acid transaminase, which produces MASSNLLIHLDGKLVPESEAKVSVFDHGLLYGDGCFEGIRIYNGRVFRLTEHLVRLYESARSICLTIPISIEEMEKATVETVAANNLRDGYIRLVITRGAGPLGLNPYQCPKAGVIIIASGITLYAKEKYETGLNLITCATRRPTPAALSPQVKSLNYLNNIMAKIECIQAGCEEGIMLNEQGYVAECTGDNVFVIKNGLIYTPTIASGALNGITRQAVIEVMTQMGLQVQEVTMTRHEIYTADECFLTGTAAEVIPAVQYDRRPIGDGKPGKLTSEIIKNFKVLANSTGTPVPYA; this is translated from the coding sequence ATGGCCTCATCCAATCTGCTCATCCATCTCGACGGCAAACTCGTTCCCGAATCCGAGGCCAAGGTCTCGGTCTTCGACCACGGTCTGCTCTATGGCGATGGCTGCTTTGAGGGCATCCGCATTTACAACGGCCGCGTCTTCCGCCTCACCGAGCACCTTGTGCGTCTCTATGAAAGCGCCCGCTCCATCTGCCTCACCATCCCGATCTCCATCGAAGAAATGGAAAAGGCCACGGTGGAAACCGTCGCCGCCAACAACCTTCGCGACGGCTACATCCGCCTCGTCATCACCCGTGGTGCAGGCCCCCTCGGCCTGAACCCCTACCAGTGCCCGAAGGCAGGCGTCATCATCATCGCCAGCGGCATCACCCTGTATGCCAAGGAAAAGTATGAGACCGGCCTGAACCTCATCACCTGCGCCACCCGCCGCCCCACACCGGCCGCGCTCAGCCCCCAGGTGAAGAGCCTGAACTACCTCAACAACATCATGGCCAAGATCGAATGCATCCAGGCCGGTTGTGAAGAAGGCATCATGCTCAATGAGCAGGGCTACGTGGCCGAGTGCACTGGCGACAACGTTTTCGTCATCAAAAACGGCCTCATCTACACCCCCACCATCGCCAGCGGTGCCCTCAACGGCATCACCCGCCAGGCCGTGATCGAGGTCATGACCCAGATGGGTCTCCAGGTGCAGGAAGTGACCATGACCCGTCACGAAATCTACACCGCTGATGAGTGCTTCCTCACCGGCACTGCCGCAGAGGTCATCCCGGCTGTCCAGTATGACCGCCGCCCCATCGGCGACGGCAAGCCCGGCAAGCTGACCAGCGAGATCATCAAAAATTTCAAGGTCCTGGCCAACTCCACCGGCACCCCAGTTCCATACGCCTAA
- a CDS encoding thymidylate synthase — MQEYHRLLQKVLTHGSYREDRTGTGAYSVFGEQSRYDLSAGFPVVTTKKLHLRSIIHELLWFLAGDTNIRYLQENKVSIWDEWADENGDLGPVYGAQWRRWQGAPEAAPVDQITQLIEGIRKNPYSRRHIVSAWNVAVVDQMALPPCHCLFQFFVAEGKLSCQLYQRSADLFLGVPFNIASYALLTMMVAQVCDLQPGEFVHTFGDLHLYKNHLDQAKEQLSREPRPLPVMKLNPEVKDLFAFRYEDFTLEGYDPHPAIKATIAV, encoded by the coding sequence ATGCAAGAATACCACCGCCTGCTCCAAAAGGTGCTCACCCACGGCAGCTACCGTGAAGACCGCACTGGCACCGGCGCATATTCTGTGTTTGGCGAGCAAAGCCGCTACGATCTCAGCGCAGGTTTCCCCGTGGTCACCACAAAAAAGCTGCACCTGCGCAGCATCATCCACGAGCTGCTCTGGTTTCTCGCCGGTGATACCAACATCCGCTACCTCCAGGAAAACAAGGTCTCCATTTGGGACGAATGGGCGGATGAAAACGGCGACCTCGGGCCTGTCTATGGCGCGCAGTGGCGTCGCTGGCAAGGTGCCCCGGAGGCCGCCCCCGTGGATCAGATCACCCAGCTCATCGAAGGCATCCGCAAAAATCCCTACAGCCGCCGTCATATCGTCAGCGCTTGGAATGTCGCCGTAGTGGATCAGATGGCCCTGCCGCCCTGCCATTGCCTGTTCCAGTTTTTTGTCGCTGAAGGCAAGCTGAGCTGCCAACTCTATCAGCGCAGTGCCGACCTCTTCCTCGGCGTGCCTTTCAACATCGCCAGCTATGCCCTGCTGACGATGATGGTCGCCCAGGTCTGCGACCTGCAGCCGGGTGAATTCGTCCACACCTTTGGAGATCTCCACCTCTACAAAAATCACCTCGACCAGGCCAAGGAACAGCTCTCCCGCGAGCCACGCCCGCTGCCAGTCATGAAGCTGAACCCGGAGGTCAAAGACCTCTTCGCCTTCCGCTACGAAGACTTCACCCTGGAAGGGTACGATCCCCACCCGGCCATCAAGGCCACCATTGCGGTCTGA
- a CDS encoding acetolactate synthase, with translation MQSNSLQETPAATAKSSPIRQLSVFLPNRVGSLMALVKLLQEHSIEVLGLSMQDTTEMTLVRLILSDPEGAAMLFIEKGIPHTDCFIIVVELSESDRRLTECLSVLLAAELNIEFCYPLLVRPGLFPLFALHCDDVDMGAEVLGGAGFKVLCQGDLSR, from the coding sequence ATGCAGTCGAACTCCCTGCAAGAAACGCCCGCTGCCACCGCCAAAAGCAGCCCCATCCGCCAGCTCTCGGTCTTCCTCCCGAACCGCGTCGGCTCGCTCATGGCCCTCGTTAAGCTGCTCCAGGAACACTCCATCGAAGTCCTCGGCCTTTCCATGCAGGACACGACGGAAATGACCCTGGTCCGCCTCATCCTCAGCGATCCTGAAGGCGCAGCCATGCTGTTCATTGAAAAAGGCATCCCGCACACCGACTGCTTCATCATCGTCGTCGAACTCAGCGAATCCGACCGCCGCCTCACCGAGTGCCTCTCGGTGCTTCTCGCCGCCGAGCTGAACATTGAATTCTGCTACCCCCTGCTCGTCCGTCCAGGCCTCTTTCCCCTCTTCGCCCTCCATTGTGATGATGTGGACATGGGTGCCGAGGTCCTTGGCGGAGCCGGATTCAAAGTCCTCTGCCAGGGCGATCTCAGCCGCTAG